Genomic segment of Passer domesticus isolate bPasDom1 chromosome 4, bPasDom1.hap1, whole genome shotgun sequence:
GGGGAACGGGGAGGCGGCGGTCGGCTTCGGCATCCCCCGCTCTCGATGCCCAAACTCTCGGCGGACGTGCCGTCGGTGGCCCCGGCTGACGGTgctgtctctctctctgtctctctgtgtctgtctgtcgTGCCCGCCCGACGCAGGCTCGCCGCCCTTCGCCTGCCCCGAGTGCAGCCAGCGCTTCCAGTTCGAACTGCCCTTCGCCGCACACCTCCGGTTCCGCTGCCCCAAGCGGCTGCACGGCCCCGACATCGGCCCCGCCGCCGAGGCCGCCGCCGCCAAGGACGGTGCCGGCAAGGAGCAGGAGCCCGGCAAGTTCGGCAAGCCCGGCGGGCCGCCGCACCACCCCTTCCCCGGGCCAGacggcggccccgccgccagcaCCAAGCCCTCCACGGACTTCCACAACCTGGCGCGGGAGCTGGAGAACTCCCGCGGCGGGCGCGCCGGCTCCCCGGGGCGGCCGGCGCCCCCCGAGGGCGGCCCCGAGGCGGCGGCCGGGAAGGCGAAGCGGCGCTTCCCCGAGGAGGAGGAGCGcgggcccggcgcggcgcggggccgcTTCCCGGCGGagcggccggggctgccggCGGCGCCCAAGGAGGAGCCGGGCTGCGCCCCGCAGCAGCAGTACCGCGCCGCCGGCTCCTACTGCGGGCTGGAGGAGGGCGGCCGCCTCTTCGCGCCCCCCAGCCCGGAGACCGGCGAGGCCAAGCGCAGCGCCTTCGTGGAGGTGAAGAAGGCGGCCCGCGGCCCCGAGCCCGACGGCGGCGCCGAGGAGGGCCCGGAGCGCGGCTCCCCGGGCGCGGGCGGCGCGGAGCCGGGGCTGTGCCCccgcggcggcgcggggggccCGCTGGCCGCCCGCCTGGACGGCGGCAGCCCGGCGCGGGGCAGCGCCTTCAGCACGGTGCCGCAGCTCGGGGCCGGCCCCGGggggcccggcggcggcggcggcggggccgacGAGAGGAAAAGCGCCTTCTCGCAGCCCGCCCGCTCCTTCCCGCACGTCCCGCCGCTGGTGCTGGGTCCCAAGCTGGGCGGGCTGGGCGAGCCCTGCCCCGacggcgccgccgcccccgcccgcctgTACGCCGCCGAGGCGCTGGCCGCCAAGCTGCCGGGCGGCGGggaggcggcgggcggcggcggcggcggcggggggctgCCCAAGCAGAGCCCCTTCCTCTACACCACGGCCTTCTGGCCCAAGAgctcggcggcggcggcggtggcggcggcggcggcggggccgctgcagctgcagctgccgtcGGCGCTGACGCTGCTGCCGCCGTCGTTCACCTCGCTGTGCCTGCCGGCTCAGAACTGGTGCGCCAAGTGCAACGCGTCCTTCCGCATGACCTCGGACCTGGTGTACCACATGCGCTCCCACCACAAGAAGGAATACGCGCTGGAGCCCCTCGTCAAGCGCCGCCGCGAGGAGAAGCTCAAGTGCCCCATCTGCAACGAGTCCTTCCGCGAGCGCCACCACCTCTCCCGCCACATGACCTCCCACAACTAGCGGGGACACCCCCCGGCCCCGGGAACCCGCCCGGGACCCCCGCCTCTCCCAGCCTTCCCCTTCGATGCACGCGTTTCCACAGTCCGGGGAGGGGCGGGAGGGCAGCaggtgaaggaggaggaggaggtgaaaaagaagaggaagaagaagcagaaaaatgaaggtaaaagaaaaaaaaaaaaagagagagagagaaaaaaaagagaagcaccgggaaaaagaaaacaaaaaaaaaatcaaatgacttaaaaaatacattttttaaaatgtcatataTTGCAACATATTGATGCATTTGTCATACGTTTCTACTTAAATTATTAAGCACTTATGGTTTAGATGTAATAATAATTCTATGTCAGggtaaatttttattttggataTGAAGCTAAGGGCgaggggagcgcggcggggccggcgggcggcgggcCGGGGTCCTGCATGCACCGGGCGCTGCCCCCgtccggccccgccgcccgcgcccctTCCCCCGAGTGTCACTGGTGCCCGTGGAATGGAGTCTCGGTAGTTCCGTGTTACCTTCCCTTTCccgtttgggtttggttttttgttttggttttttttttttttcctcgcccctctggaaaaaagaaaaaaaaaaaaaaagaaaaaaaagatttattaaACTTTATAGTTTATCCGGGTATGTTGGATGCTTTGACAATAAATgactttattttcttcaaagcACCTGGACGTTAATCGATGCGGGGGAGTGGGCGGTGACCGAGGGGTGGCCCCTCGGCTGCGCGGTGGCAGCGGGGTCCCCGGCCGCGCCGGGCCGCGGGGAAGGCACAAAAGCCCGACCACGGCGCCTGTTCTCTGCGCTCTCCTTCCCTGCTCGCCTGCCTTCCTTCGGCCCCTCCGGCATCCCTCTGTCTGAGCACCTTTGCTTTTGTCCGGCATTTTATTCCGCCTTTATTTCTCTCCTTCATCCtgtctttcccttcctttcctctccccttCGTCTTTTGGGTtgtctttaatttctttcattttgcctttctttttctttttgcgtgtctttattttgtttttctttttgcccGTCCCCGGCTTGCAGGGCGGCACAGCCACGGAGGGTGCCCGGGGGTTCTCTGGTGTGACAGGACCCAGCCCGCGGTGCCTCGGGCGTGCTTTGAGGGGCCAGGGGTGGTTCCCCGCTGTCCCGGTGCATTGCCGGGGTGGTGGCATCGcagccagggacacccggcAGGACCAAGACAAGGGGGACACTCCCGGGTGTACAGCCTGGTCTGAAGAGCACCACCATCAGCGGGTGCGTTCAGTGCCAGCCCCGCTTTGGGGGGCACGGGAGGGCACCGGGGGATGCACAGCCCGGGGATGTGCAGGAGACCCATTTCCACACACCGCCTTCATCCTGGCACCGAGGCTGTGCCGGGTCACTGGCCGGGAAAATATCCCAAAGCCGGAGCTGTGCGGCAGGAGCCCACGGCAGAAGCGTGAGAGCCCCACAGTGTCACGTAAATGGGGTCCAGGTGCCAGCGGCTGccatggggtttggggtctgcACGGGGTACCCGGACCTGCTGCCAAGACTTTACAGGTCCCGGGGAAGCGCCCGGGGCCTCACGTAGGACAGCCCAGCAAAGTCCCGGCCGCGGGCAGCCCAGCTCCCGCGGATGTTGCTGGCTCTCCCAGCGCGCTGACCCCGGCTCCGTACCGATACCCTCAAGCCCCGCCAGGATCCGCTCTCATTCCCTGCCTCTGGAACACGCACAGCCTCACCTGCTGCTGTTAACTGCGGGGCGAGACACTGATTACCCCGCGGATCTTCCTTTAAGAGCGGTGCCGCCCTGCGCGTCCCGCTCCTGGGGGGTTCCCGGGATGCTGCTCGGGGGATGCGGGCGGGCTGCGGGGATGCCGGGGGCGGCAGAGGCGGGTGGGCACCGCCACCTAGCGGGGCCGCCGCGGGGCCAGAGCGGCTCTGCTCGGGGCCCCGGCGGGCTCCTTCCCCGGCAGCGACGCTCCGGACCCCTCGGCCgcggcagctctgctcccccggcagccccgggccggctTCGGGCCCCGCAGCCGGGGAGGCTCACAGCGGCCGTGCTAGCTGTGCTCTCCCCGGCTCCCTGCGCTcgtcctggtgctgctggagggatGGTGCTTCCCCTGCGCGAAGGTGCACTCGGGGGCCCAGCACAAACCTGCGGGTTTCACGATCTCTTGCATCTACCCCAAATGTTGTATGGCTTTGCACGGCCGTGCGCTgcgcccctgccctgccctggcagcctcTGCAGCGCCGTGCTTTCTGTGTGTTCCTGGCTCTGTCAGAAGGCACTGTGCTGAGCCCCAGGACTGCTCCCTTTGGGGTTGGATCAGCTCCCTAAAAACACTGTTAGACAATGCATGTGTAGGCAATGCAGCAGGTGCCTGCATTGTTACTGCCGCACAAAGCTCACTCTGTTTCTGTCTAAAAGTACAAAAATCCACAGACTAGCAAATTTAATCCAAAACTTTGTTTTGCTGAAATAAGATACCGAACTCCAAAGTGATAAATCAAACTCCAGCTACTGCTTCCTGCACAAGCAGAACATGCTAACATGCTGTAGTAAGGGCAGGCGGTGCCCGTGATCCTGTGGAGTGGGGTGTTGTGTGGAGAGGGTTCACAGAAGTTCCCCTTGGGCCATTTGGGATCAGGGCTTGGCCACAGCACATCCCTCATTCCCCAGAGCCACGCTAGCTCTCCTCAGGTCAGCACGGGTACTATTGCTACATATTGCCACATACTGCTCCTTTGTCAACATTTTGCTGCTTGGAAaacaggaagataatctccccttttatatttttttcattttttcatttcttttttccctttaaaagtCTTTCCCTGTCCATGGTGGATGCTGTGCCGTGTCTCTGCACAGCACAGAagctggctgggctgtggcacCAGCTGGCTTTCCCCTGTGCAGGGTCCTCACCCGACACCACAGCCCAGAAAATTGCCTTCTGGGGCATTGCCTGGGCACTTTTCTGGGACAGAGCTGACCCTGTAAGCCTCTGCCAGAGCCCACAGATGCATCTGCCTCTGAAACCCACCCACAAGGGGCACCTCTGAtgtgctgcagaggagcagcaagTAGGAGCTGGGAATGACGACGAGCAGCCTTCAGATTTGGGGAGccccttccctgtgctctgcagcacttaGAGTGCTCCATCTTCCCTGTAGTTGGGCCACACTGCAAATCATAACAATGATAATAATTCCAACAAATCCTGATTTCAGTGCTGttcctggggagcagaaggcagctttGCAGGCACAGAGGTTTCTGTTTGAAGGCGCAGTAGTCGGGCAGCCAGGGGCAGCAGACCCACAGCCTGTGCACCtttgggctggagctgggggtaGCTGCCTGCCTTGGGGCCTGATCCCCTCCTGCCAaagccagcaggagctgtgcctgtgtaGGTCTGGGAAGGGATTAGCACCGGGCAGCTGGACACAGGCACCTGAACTGTGGCTACAGGCTGTGCAGAAAGACACAAGGGTTCTTTCCCTTAGGTCCGGAGAGAGCTGGGCAAGCGAGGCTTTCACAACCTCTGAGCATCCTCCCAGCCAGCCTGCAGAGGCCCTGACAAAATCCGTGTGCTGGGTTTTGTGCTGATGTGAGGGTGCTGAGCAGCGTGCCGGACAGACGGAGatctgctgccactgctgccaggAGGCCGAGCTCCTCTCTGTACAGTGCCTATCTCCAGTTCACCTCTAACTGTTACATTTGGAAAAGCAGCTACTAGGATTTCACTGCGATACCCAGCTCTCGAAAACATGTTGTTCAGCTGTGGATGTCTAGGAAAGGCTGAAGTAGCTCCCTTGTTTTGAAAACCACATGAGCTGTACAGTACTTCTTCCCTGCTTTCCCTGCCGCTGAGGTCTGATTTGGAGTGGGGAAAGACCTGGGCCAGTGCAGAATGTGTTGGTGGTGTGCTTAGAGCAAgtacaaacaaaaaccaaagcgCAGGGGGGATGTTTCTGTGAGATACACTGCTGTCCTGCAGAATGCTGGAATGCCTGGCGCGCTCTGAGCTTTATTTAAAAGGATAGTGCTTTTCACCTGttagaatttgttttctttccttatcCGGGCTTGTGGGGTGGCTGCTGAGTGATCTCGGTGACATTCGCGCCCACGGGGCATGTTAACCACTTGCACCTGTGCTTCCCCAGCACCTGAAGGTAATAATCATCTTAATTGAGAGGAGGACAATCGTCTTAATTAAATTCACCTGTGGTAACAGGTTTGGACAATCATCCTGATTAAACCAGCCAGTTTTAAGGCACGTCCTCCTGGTGGGGTGTTTGATTCTGTAAAGCTCCTTCAGCAGCTGTAGCTTGCCGTGTTTTAGGCATGGGGACACTTTTAGAGGGATGTGCAGGGTGGCCTGGGGACTCAGCCACCTCCGTCTGACCATGGTGAGTCTCCTTCAGGCACATCCTCCTTGTAAAGGTTTTatttccaggctctgctggccGGTCTCGTGTCTCCCCATGCTTTGCCTGGTGTATTTTTAAGTGGCAATTAGGTAGCACCAGGCTGACATTGGAGGGGGGAGCGCTCCCGCGGTGCAGCTTGCAGGCCCGGTGCTCTGCAGCAGATCAAACAGGCTCAGAAGAGTCCTTCTCATCTTCAAATGGGGAATTTCACACTTGAAACACAGCTTATCCTCTCCGTTTGCTGAGTTTTCCCTGTAACCGAGCtctgaataatttaaataacATAACATCAGCATTAGGCTTCCGAAGCTGCTGGGGTGTGTGTGAGGGTTGCTGCTGCCAAAGGCAATCACACACAATTGCTCCAGGAACTTCGCTGTTACGTCTGCTTATTTATTTAGGTTTAAACCTTGtgtttgtcttgtttttatGTTGGTGttctttggggcttttttttgaGCCATGCCGCAGGGGTATTTGAAATGGACGTGTTAGGCAGGGGGATAAACAGGAGGCACCCAGAGCCTCCCAGGCCAtgcccacagcactgcctgtgGGCTCTGGGAGGGTCACAGCGAGGATGAAAACACGCTGCATGCCATGGGGCCCTGTGTCAGTCACTTCTCCGCAGTGAGGGGGCTTGGGTGATGCTCTGACAGGGCAAGGGAGTCCCCAGAGAAAAGGGatgctgtcctgcagctgtcCAGTTCCACAACAACGAAAAGGGGAACACAGGCACTGAGTGAACCccaagggctctgctgccccacTGGGCGCCCAGAAAGGGTCAGGAATGCTCACTGCAGTGGGGTTCCTTCCAAAAGTGGGTCTTGGGGACCAGCCTGGGCAAGCCCACCTGGCTGGGGTTGCCTTCTTGGTGGCCACCCCCCCTTGGAAGTTTGAGTTGTCTAGGAATTCTTCGCTGTGGGTGGGGGGGAAGTAACAGCAGTGTGAGTGGGCAGAGGATGCCTGGCAGCCAGGGTGGCACCAGAAGTGCTGCTGGAAACTGTGAGGGTGGACAGCAGGGTCAAAGCTGAGGGGGCTGGGCTTGCTGGTGACCCTCTGGGCACAGAAGCTTTTCTCACAGCCGATGTCTCTGGCCTAGGAATGCAGGTGCCTTCTTTCTgttcctgggctgctgctgtgccctgtcaCCCCCAGGATGGCAACTGTGAACATTTTTGCTTTCACCTTTAACCCTCAGGGGCAGAAGTGTTTTCTGCTGCCCCAGATGAAGAACAGGGATTTTGCTGCTGTGATCATCCTGTACCAGCTGCAGCCTTTGCACTGAGACGCCCAAGAGGAAATCCTCCTGGAGCAAGGTGGCTGTACCTCCCTCAGCTGCGCTGACACAGGAAGTCTGGCATGAACACCACTCCAGAGGTGAGGAAGTCCTGCAggtcctcgtcctcctcgtgGATCCGGATTGGGAATCAGCATGTGTGTGTAATTCAAGAGGAGGTGGGTAAGTGGAAGTCATGGCTTTTGCCAGGCTAAGCACTACAGCTGGGAGAAGTAAACAAGGACTCAGTGCCCTGACCTTCCTGCAGGTATGTGCATCTATATATAGGGCTGTCTATGTATACATGTCTATATATAACGCGTGTGCATATAGCTCTCTGTGCTGAGAAATGGTCTGAAATGGCAGCAATGCTGGGGGATCATCTGCTCGCAccagcctgtgccaggtgtCACCCGGGCTGCCTACGGCTCCTCAAGTGCGTGTCCCTCTCGGTGCCCCCGACCTTCAGCTTCCTCGGGAGGCGAAGGTCACCCTCCGGCGTGCCACCGGCTCTGCCTCCTTCCTGCCGAACCCGATCCCTGGCCGCGTGGCCTGGATGAGCCCGCCAGCCGGGATCGCCCCTGGGAAGGCTGGGGGGCAGTTCCTAGGTGGGGTTTAgggggcagccccggctccAGGAGTGCTGCGGGCACCGAGGGGCGGAGTGGGGGccgcgggcagggcagggagctttTGGGCTCCGCTGGCTTTGCTAGAGGTGAGGTTTCCCCTGCGGCTCTGAGGACCTGGAGCGGCCCCAGGAGCTGAGGAAGGATAATCCATGCGGAGTTGTGCCAGGGGGATGGATGGGCTGTTGTTGCGGGGTCTCCTCTCGCTCGGCGGTGCTGTGCAGTCGTTGTCTTGGTGCgtggccaggagcccggccacTGGTGCTGAGGGCACCTGGGACATGTGTGGTCACCCTGACggtggcaggaggctggggaccGTGTACCCCTTGCCTGGGAACCGAGGAGGATGTTGTGGACCGACGAGGGCCACCCCCACTTCCCGCAGGCCGTGAGATGCTGTTGGGGGGTGGTGATGGGACCCCCGTTATCCCCAGGAGCCGAGTGGGTGAGGGAGAGCAGCTTTGCGGCTCGGGGGCTGCCCCGAGCCCCCTGCCCGAGGCTGGGCTGGGCGCGCAGCTGCCGCGTCACCCCCCGAACCCCAGGCGGGGGGCTGCAACCCGagcctgtccccagggtcctgcagccccGTGGCCTCGTCCCGGCGAGGAAGACAAGTTAATTCCCAGATAGATGCGCCCCGAGCCCCGCATCTGCCGCGGGgatgggggggtgggggggcgtGGGGCCGGGCACAGGTGCGGGGCCGCCGCCCGGTTATAAATAGCGGGGAGGGGCGGCCCGGCTCCCCCCGTGCTCGGTCCCCCCCTCCAGGGCTCGGAGCGGAGCGGGATGCGgcgccctccctccctcctcccgcCCGCTGGCAGCATGAGCCcgtccttcctcctcctcctcctcctcctcgccctGCCCGCCCGCGCCCGGCGAGAGCAGGTGCCCGGCGCGGCGCAGCGGGGCCGCAACGCCCCCGcgtcttcctcctcctcctcttcctcctccccggcggcggcggcggggccgagcCGCTTCCCGCGGAGCCGCCCGGatcggcggcggggccggctctACTGCCGGGTGGGCATCGGCTTCCACCTCCAGCTGCACCCCGACGGCCGCGTGGACGGCGCCCACGACGCGAGTCCGCTCAGTGAGTGGGGAGCGGGAGGTCTGGGGGGGCTGCCGGCGCCGAGCATCCCTGTCCTTGCCGTCTTCCCTCCGCCGcgggggctggcacagcccccggCTCCTGTCGCCCGCGGCGGGCTGTAGCCCCGGCGGGCCGGGAAGGGGCGCTCGGGGTGCCGGGGGGGCTGTGCCCTGCGGGCTCCGGGAGAGCTGCCCGTCTGCCGCCGGGAAGTGCCGCCTGCGGGCTCGCCCGGCCCGGGGAAGCGAGGCCCTGGGGATGTGCGAGAGCGTGAGGGGTGCCCTGCCACCGCAGCCCCTCGCCGGGCACCTGGGGCAGGAGATGCTGCCCCTTTCTGGTCCTTTCCCCGTGGGACCTTTCCATCCCTTTCTCTGCATTCTCATTCTCCCAGCACAGCGGTAGGATATATTCGGTTTAAAAATAGGACTGAGGCTGACGTTCCCCTGAGAGAAAGCTGTGCTAACTCATGGCTTATCCTCCGGTCGGAGTTGCCATGATATCCTGCTGGAGGGAATGAAATGGCAGGTGGGGAtgaaaaatcccctcaggagCCCGAGGGCTCGGGCCCGAGGTGGCCCTGGCGGCTCAGCTGTCGGGAGCGCTCACACAGCGGCTGCCACATCTGCCCAGGACCGAGGGATTTGGGGCCCAGACCGAGGGAATCGGGGCCGTGGCCTcaggagggagagcagccccagggcaggaatGCCGGGAGCCCTGGAGCTCGATGGGCACGGCAGGCACGTGGCCTGGAGGGGTTTGTTTAGGGGATGGGTAGGAAAAGGGGCCCCCACCCCACGGCTGCTTTGGGAGACACGGgcttggcagggctggcagaagtTTGGTGCTacagctgtcctgcagagacCTGAATTATGTGCAGTTCCTTCCTCCCTGAGCCGAGCTATTCCCCCCGGAAAGGCCACAGCGCCACCAGCTCCACACgtgggagcagagccagccctggccggggacAGCGAGGCTGTGCCGGGCTGTGGCATTCAGGAGGCCCTCAGGAGGAAGAAGGTGGCTTTTGGCAGGGAAACCCGAGCTTTGGCCTCTGGGAAGTAGGGCTTGACCCCGGGCAACCCCAATGAACCGGAGGAGTGCGTCTGGCacggcagcagggccagcccgcCAAGGGCAGGAGGCTTTGGGGTGcccctggggacagagaggtGTTGGACAAGGGAcctgccttgctctgctggggctgccgaGCCTCACGGCCTGTGGCAGGAGGGGTGTGGCAGCCGTAACCCCCCCAGGGTGCCCCCaggcccttggtgctgggaCGTGGGTGCCTCAGGGGGATGCGCTCCCTCCTTAAAATAAACGTGGGAAGTGGTGATCCGATACCCATCCTTGGGGGACTTAACGTGGCTCGGTGGTGGCT
This window contains:
- the PRDM8 gene encoding PR domain zinc finger protein 8 isoform X2 — its product is MREPRVCRGRARGRPPPRNGRNGRGAPAGAAPGPAPAGSRLRRRARGCPVPLSARRASPRRAARRSRARASPLGSVPPRGFFPACPIAPTWQVRGQGGKPPPGSRRRAERPSGTPAPRPAPPPGRSGAAAPKELPAPAEGRWGNAPRVAHLLPRRRPVAAGPAPHCTGSVCTARLPLRRPHGPARHGAALRARGSQPEAAFVPLSGRGLSPPSLGHPGVPLSGTRCGNSPSLPLSPPAGMEDAGVQRGIWDGDAKTVQQCLTDIFTSVYTTCDIPENAIFGPCVLSHTSLYDSIAFIALKSTDKRTVPYIFRVDTSAANGSSEGLMWLRLVQSAREREEQNLEAYIKSGQLFYRSLRRIAKDEELLVWYGKELTELLLLGPARAPARTNGSPPFACPECSQRFQFELPFAAHLRFRCPKRLHGPDIGPAAEAAAAKDGAGKEQEPGKFGKPGGPPHHPFPGPDGGPAASTKPSTDFHNLARELENSRGGRAGSPGRPAPPEGGPEAAAGKAKRRFPEEEERGPGAARGRFPAERPGLPAAPKEEPGCAPQQQYRAAGSYCGLEEGGRLFAPPSPETGEAKRSAFVEVKKAARGPEPDGGAEEGPERGSPGAGGAEPGLCPRGGAGGPLAARLDGGSPARGSAFSTVPQLGAGPGGPGGGGGGADERKSAFSQPARSFPHVPPLVLGPKLGGLGEPCPDGAAAPARLYAAEALAAKLPGGGEAAGGGGGGGGLPKQSPFLYTTAFWPKSSAAAAVAAAAAGPLQLQLPSALTLLPPSFTSLCLPAQNWCAKCNASFRMTSDLVYHMRSHHKKEYALEPLVKRRREEKLKCPICNESFRERHHLSRHMTSHN
- the PRDM8 gene encoding PR domain zinc finger protein 8 isoform X4, with protein sequence MGGGLLPGLPPAPLLRGAGCGGGRGAARCRSPHAGPRPGEPLGGAGHGHPHSDPSRRGGFSLRVRLPLPGSPSLHRVRLHRAPPAPPPARPGPAWSGAESPRQPARSRLCATLGARIIPTVPGMEDAGVQRGIWDGDAKTVQQCLTDIFTSVYTTCDIPENAIFGPCVLSHTSLYDSIAFIALKSTDKRTVPYIFRVDTSAANGSSEGLMWLRLVQSAREREEQNLEAYIKSGQLFYRSLRRIAKDEELLVWYGKELTELLLLGPARAPARTNGSPPFACPECSQRFQFELPFAAHLRFRCPKRLHGPDIGPAAEAAAAKDGAGKEQEPGKFGKPGGPPHHPFPGPDGGPAASTKPSTDFHNLARELENSRGGRAGSPGRPAPPEGGPEAAAGKAKRRFPEEEERGPGAARGRFPAERPGLPAAPKEEPGCAPQQQYRAAGSYCGLEEGGRLFAPPSPETGEAKRSAFVEVKKAARGPEPDGGAEEGPERGSPGAGGAEPGLCPRGGAGGPLAARLDGGSPARGSAFSTVPQLGAGPGGPGGGGGGADERKSAFSQPARSFPHVPPLVLGPKLGGLGEPCPDGAAAPARLYAAEALAAKLPGGGEAAGGGGGGGGLPKQSPFLYTTAFWPKSSAAAAVAAAAAGPLQLQLPSALTLLPPSFTSLCLPAQNWCAKCNASFRMTSDLVYHMRSHHKKEYALEPLVKRRREEKLKCPICNESFRERHHLSRHMTSHN
- the PRDM8 gene encoding PR domain zinc finger protein 8 isoform X1, coding for MGERAPRCPPPSPPAPGGGGSSPSLHRVRLHRAPPAPPPARPGPAWSGAESPRQPARSRLCATLGARIIPTVPGMEDAGVQRGIWDGDAKTVQQCLTDIFTSVYTTCDIPENAIFGPCVLSHTSLYDSIAFIALKSTDKRTVPYIFRVDTSAANGSSEGLMWLRLVQSAREREEQNLEAYIKSGQLFYRSLRRIAKDEELLVWYGKELTELLLLGPARAPARTNGSPPFACPECSQRFQFELPFAAHLRFRCPKRLHGPDIGPAAEAAAAKDGAGKEQEPGKFGKPGGPPHHPFPGPDGGPAASTKPSTDFHNLARELENSRGGRAGSPGRPAPPEGGPEAAAGKAKRRFPEEEERGPGAARGRFPAERPGLPAAPKEEPGCAPQQQYRAAGSYCGLEEGGRLFAPPSPETGEAKRSAFVEVKKAARGPEPDGGAEEGPERGSPGAGGAEPGLCPRGGAGGPLAARLDGGSPARGSAFSTVPQLGAGPGGPGGGGGGADERKSAFSQPARSFPHVPPLVLGPKLGGLGEPCPDGAAAPARLYAAEALAAKLPGGGEAAGGGGGGGGLPKQSPFLYTTAFWPKSSAAAAVAAAAAGPLQLQLPSALTLLPPSFTSLCLPAQNWCAKCNASFRMTSDLVYHMRSHHKKEYALEPLVKRRREEKLKCPICNESFRERHHLSRHMTSHN
- the PRDM8 gene encoding PR domain zinc finger protein 8 isoform X3 — protein: MEDAGVQRGIWDGDAKTVQQCLTDIFTSVYTTCDIPENAIFGPCVLSHTSLYDSIAFIALKSTDKRTVPYIFRVDTSAANGSSEGLMWLRLVQSAREREEQNLEAYIKSGQLFYRSLRRIAKDEELLVWYGKELTELLLLGPARAPARTNGSPPFACPECSQRFQFELPFAAHLRFRCPKRLHGPDIGPAAEAAAAKDGAGKEQEPGKFGKPGGPPHHPFPGPDGGPAASTKPSTDFHNLARELENSRGGRAGSPGRPAPPEGGPEAAAGKAKRRFPEEEERGPGAARGRFPAERPGLPAAPKEEPGCAPQQQYRAAGSYCGLEEGGRLFAPPSPETGEAKRSAFVEVKKAARGPEPDGGAEEGPERGSPGAGGAEPGLCPRGGAGGPLAARLDGGSPARGSAFSTVPQLGAGPGGPGGGGGGADERKSAFSQPARSFPHVPPLVLGPKLGGLGEPCPDGAAAPARLYAAEALAAKLPGGGEAAGGGGGGGGLPKQSPFLYTTAFWPKSSAAAAVAAAAAGPLQLQLPSALTLLPPSFTSLCLPAQNWCAKCNASFRMTSDLVYHMRSHHKKEYALEPLVKRRREEKLKCPICNESFRERHHLSRHMTSHN